Proteins from a genomic interval of Acidobacteriota bacterium:
- a CDS encoding zf-HC2 domain-containing protein, which yields MNCEIFREMIGSYVDETLDEDRRGWFQSHLRECVACRNRALREEPSLFFTAAQDPPTDAEAVEACVSSVTARIRHDRLERRLSRNRRPWLAAAAAVIIVVGGGIAWLGMTGNGIPSRSSAESSRNLEAKTPPPSVEVEMESETVRVYQFAADDNSDSAMYFIVDPAMEL from the coding sequence ATGAACTGCGAAATTTTCCGCGAGATGATCGGTTCCTACGTTGACGAGACTCTTGACGAGGATCGGCGGGGTTGGTTCCAAAGCCACCTTCGAGAGTGTGTGGCGTGTCGCAATCGAGCGCTGCGAGAGGAACCGAGTCTGTTCTTCACCGCAGCTCAGGATCCACCAACCGATGCCGAAGCGGTTGAAGCTTGTGTCAGCTCGGTCACCGCGCGAATTCGCCATGATCGGCTCGAACGTCGCCTGAGCCGAAACCGCCGGCCGTGGTTGGCAGCGGCAGCTGCGGTGATCATCGTCGTCGGGGGTGGCATCGCGTGGCTCGGGATGACCGGCAACGGCATCCCCTCAAGGTCGAGCGCAGAATCGTCTCGGAATCTTGAAGCAAAGACTCCGCCTCCGAGCGTCGAGGTTGAAATGGAAAGCGAGACGGTGCGCGTCTATCAGTTCGCGGCGGACGATAACTCTGATTCGGCGATGTATTTCATTGTCGATCCGGCGATGGAGCTCTGA
- a CDS encoding peptidylprolyl isomerase, giving the protein MSDLRSLCRILAALGAAMVMACGAHETDLARVGGQTVGITTFQSYVSDVTGEAWQAVSAHVLSGLLDQYLDRQVVLEAARQREVSLPDSSSPMGPSEVQWLLDELCGPAPNLTADEIATEVGRRAEHERPAKAHVRQLLVDSHEEGLEALRLLNAGENFVEVSRNMSRAPNAADGGELGFFDQGALSPEIDAVIFSLAPGEFSEPVQGPSGYHVFQVLEVIPAGPPDLAEVEAAVRSEFTQKKIREHTRGCIQRLSTRIEIEIYDTNLWFPYTGRYAEG; this is encoded by the coding sequence ATGAGCGACTTGCGTTCCTTGTGTCGAATCCTCGCGGCGCTCGGTGCGGCCATGGTCATGGCGTGTGGGGCACATGAAACCGATTTGGCACGGGTCGGGGGGCAAACGGTCGGAATCACCACCTTTCAGAGCTACGTCAGTGACGTGACTGGTGAGGCATGGCAGGCGGTGAGCGCACACGTGTTGTCCGGGTTGCTCGACCAATATCTCGACCGACAGGTGGTTCTGGAAGCGGCGCGTCAGAGAGAGGTGTCGCTCCCCGACAGCTCCTCGCCGATGGGTCCGTCAGAGGTGCAATGGCTCCTCGACGAGTTGTGCGGGCCGGCGCCCAATCTGACCGCGGACGAAATCGCGACCGAGGTCGGTCGAAGGGCGGAACACGAGCGTCCGGCGAAGGCCCACGTCAGGCAGCTTCTGGTAGACAGTCACGAGGAGGGTCTCGAGGCCCTTCGACTCCTGAACGCGGGCGAAAACTTCGTCGAAGTGTCGCGCAACATGAGTCGGGCGCCGAATGCGGCGGATGGTGGCGAGCTCGGGTTTTTCGATCAGGGCGCGCTCTCGCCAGAAATCGATGCGGTGATTTTCTCCCTGGCGCCAGGAGAATTTTCCGAGCCCGTGCAAGGGCCTTCTGGCTATCATGTGTTTCAGGTCCTGGAGGTGATTCCCGCCGGGCCTCCGGACCTGGCCGAGGTCGAAGCCGCGGTACGCAGCGAGTTCACGCAGAAGAAAATTCGCGAACACACTCGGGGCTGCATCCAGAGGCTTTCGACCAGGATCGAAATTGAAATCTACGACACCAACCTGTGGTTTCCGTACACAGGTAGGTATGCGGAAGGATAG
- a CDS encoding sigma-70 family RNA polymerase sigma factor, with the protein MSDREWIQAAKEGDEDAYAELVRRHSGGLHRAVFRILADEAEAWDVVQMAFLKAWQKLDRYDPRYSFSTWIYRIGTNLAIDLLRSRTSRERAHKAGTEHRLRLVGDGENAASRLDRSEADDILGQLVEELTPQQRSAFVLREMSGFDTAEVAEVLGCSATTVRNHVFQARKVLRRELKERFPEYLPASERG; encoded by the coding sequence ATGAGTGATCGCGAGTGGATCCAGGCCGCCAAGGAAGGTGACGAGGATGCCTATGCCGAGTTGGTCCGGCGGCATTCGGGCGGCCTTCACCGGGCTGTGTTTAGAATCCTCGCTGATGAAGCCGAGGCGTGGGATGTCGTGCAGATGGCGTTCCTCAAGGCCTGGCAGAAACTCGACCGATACGATCCCCGCTACAGTTTCTCTACCTGGATCTATCGTATCGGGACCAACCTCGCCATCGACCTGCTGCGGTCTCGGACAAGTCGGGAGCGGGCTCACAAGGCAGGGACCGAGCATCGGCTCCGCTTGGTTGGAGACGGTGAAAATGCTGCTTCGCGGCTCGATAGAAGCGAGGCCGACGATATCCTCGGGCAGCTCGTAGAAGAGTTGACGCCGCAACAGCGCAGCGCCTTCGTGCTGCGGGAGATGAGTGGTTTCGACACGGCGGAGGTAGCGGAGGTGTTGGGTTGTTCCGCGACCACGGTTCGTAATCACGTTTTTCAGGCTCGGAAGGTGCTGCGAAGGGAGCTCAAAGAGCGTTTCCCGGAGTATCTACCCGCATCCGAGAGGGGATGA
- the pilO gene encoding type 4a pilus biogenesis protein PilO: MTIDIRPWRRLLAVWLPAVLLCVVAATFYVWQTSESGGRRAQIRNQVEELEREIARLEKIEAAAESDRRDVEEINRQFDRLYHEVYGNLDERLTRILRAVGSATRDAGLLPGTFTYTAKEDQKTGFIRFGIRFGVDAEYPQIRQMLAALQSSPEFLVIEDLNLAGDEDPLSRDLKIQVNIATFLAEADAGRLRQLTGGISAAAETSDG; this comes from the coding sequence ATGACCATCGACATCCGCCCGTGGCGTCGCCTGCTGGCGGTGTGGCTGCCTGCGGTGCTGCTGTGCGTGGTGGCGGCGACCTTCTACGTGTGGCAAACGTCCGAATCTGGGGGGCGGCGCGCCCAGATTCGAAACCAGGTCGAAGAGCTCGAGCGGGAGATCGCGCGCCTCGAAAAGATCGAGGCGGCGGCGGAGTCGGACCGCCGGGATGTTGAGGAAATCAACCGTCAGTTCGACCGGCTCTACCATGAGGTGTACGGAAACCTGGATGAGCGGTTGACCCGAATCCTTCGCGCAGTCGGCTCTGCGACTCGAGATGCCGGACTGCTTCCGGGCACATTCACGTACACCGCAAAAGAGGATCAAAAGACGGGTTTTATCCGCTTCGGAATTCGGTTCGGCGTCGACGCGGAGTATCCGCAGATCAGACAGATGTTGGCAGCTCTCCAATCGAGCCCCGAATTCCTGGTGATAGAAGACCTGAATCTCGCCGGGGACGAAGATCCCTTGAGTCGCGACCTGAAGATCCAGGTCAATATTGCGACGTTTCTGGCCGAGGCGGATGCAGGTCGGCTTCGCCAGTTGACAGGCGGCATTTCGGCCGCCGCTGAGACCAGCGATGGCTGA
- a CDS encoding type II secretion system GspH family protein, translating to MRRRSRASLGFTLAELVMVVALIAILASMAMPVAKFTVKRQKEAELRLALRQIRTAIDEYKRLSDQGLIPITVGGEGYPESLEVLVEGIEIVGQETKMRFMRRIPVDPMTRDDWELRSYQDDLDATSWGGENVYDVRTSSEGTAIDGTKYADW from the coding sequence GTGAGGCGCAGATCTCGAGCTTCACTGGGTTTTACCCTCGCCGAACTGGTAATGGTTGTGGCCCTGATCGCTATCCTCGCCTCGATGGCGATGCCGGTCGCGAAATTCACGGTGAAGCGCCAGAAGGAGGCCGAGCTTCGGTTGGCGCTGCGGCAAATCAGAACCGCGATCGACGAGTACAAGAGGCTCTCGGACCAGGGGTTGATACCGATCACCGTTGGCGGCGAAGGATACCCGGAGAGCCTGGAAGTGCTGGTAGAAGGGATAGAGATCGTTGGCCAGGAAACCAAGATGAGATTCATGCGGAGAATTCCTGTCGACCCGATGACTCGCGACGACTGGGAGTTGCGCTCATACCAGGACGATCTCGATGCGACCAGCTGGGGTGGTGAAAACGTATATGACGTACGAACCAGTTCTGAAGGAACCGCGATCGACGGGACCAAGTATGCGGATTGGTGA
- a CDS encoding HD domain-containing protein, whose protein sequence is MSALSDPKRVWIRDLRAGTDVDECYAVRGVDVRQRRGGGPYLAATLGDKTGEVAALVWQNVEKLRETLEPGSVVSVKGQVQRYNQQLQVVVRQAELLPGESVKDDLFVRSSAQDPDHLWKEINRLIEEVSDANLRQLLFRIFSDSEIERLFKAAPAARSMHHAFRSGLLEHSLSVTTVARDLARHYQLNDDLVVAGCLLHDFGKIWELDIGASIEYTDDGRLIGHIPMETLYVDRKIAELESFPPETRRQLLHILLAHHGEYEFGSPRRPKTPEALLVHMVDNLDSKMAGMVEAIAAQGSDDEAWTPYSRILERHIYRRRLGSDDRKPE, encoded by the coding sequence ATGTCTGCACTCAGCGACCCGAAAAGAGTGTGGATCAGGGACCTGCGTGCCGGCACGGACGTCGACGAGTGCTATGCGGTACGCGGGGTAGATGTTCGTCAGCGCCGAGGAGGGGGTCCATATCTCGCGGCCACGCTGGGGGACAAGACGGGCGAGGTGGCGGCCCTGGTCTGGCAGAACGTAGAGAAGCTTCGGGAGACCCTGGAGCCCGGCAGCGTCGTCTCGGTGAAAGGCCAGGTGCAACGCTACAACCAGCAACTGCAGGTGGTGGTGCGCCAGGCCGAACTCCTTCCGGGTGAATCGGTGAAAGACGATCTTTTCGTGCGCTCATCGGCTCAAGACCCCGACCACCTGTGGAAGGAAATCAACAGGCTCATCGAAGAGGTCTCTGACGCGAACCTCCGCCAGCTCCTGTTCAGGATCTTCTCGGATTCGGAAATAGAGAGATTGTTCAAGGCTGCGCCGGCGGCTCGCTCGATGCATCATGCCTTTCGCTCCGGCCTACTCGAACACTCCCTGTCAGTCACCACTGTGGCGCGAGACCTGGCGCGGCACTACCAACTGAACGACGATCTCGTGGTTGCTGGATGCCTGCTGCACGATTTCGGAAAGATCTGGGAGCTCGATATCGGTGCATCGATCGAATACACGGACGATGGCAGATTAATCGGCCATATTCCGATGGAGACGTTGTACGTCGACAGGAAGATAGCCGAGCTGGAGTCGTTCCCACCCGAAACCCGACGCCAGCTCCTGCACATTCTCCTTGCCCATCACGGTGAGTACGAGTTTGGCTCCCCCCGTCGGCCTAAGACCCCGGAAGCCCTTCTGGTGCACATGGTCGACAACCTGGATTCGAAGATGGCGGGGATGGTGGAGGCGATCGCAGCTCAGGGATCCGACGACGAGGCCTGGACACCATACTCGCGAATTCTCGAGCGGCACATCTATCGCCGACGGCTAGGATCGGACGATCGCAAACCGGAGTAG
- a CDS encoding prepilin-type N-terminal cleavage/methylation domain-containing protein: MKFGIRNSELGIPARPPGTFGANPRRGIQNSEFRIQNSPAAGFTLIELIVVV; encoded by the coding sequence ATGAAATTTGGAATTAGGAATTCGGAATTGGGAATTCCCGCCCGCCCCCCTGGCACCTTCGGGGCGAACCCTCGTCGCGGCATTCAGAATTCAGAATTCAGAATTCAGAATTCGCCAGCGGCGGGATTTACTCTCATCGAGCTGATTGTCGTCGTCG
- a CDS encoding GspE/PulE family protein: MATDPNLEKHLVMLDQQTEEQEEEKNARALADRLDLPFDPLHEFHVDPELFRTIPVEVMLRYQFLPLRAEGETLHVVMADPSNVVNLNEVELVLARPLEVTVAPANRIADILEKSESTQRVLDEATEGFSMQLVQEAEDGEEVLSIDRITADSSPIIRLVDSILFNAIQRRASDIHIETQDREVVVKYRIDGVLYQAMKSIDKRHHSTIVSRIKVMSELDIAEKRIPQDGRFKVRFSGRTIDFRVSIMPTVHGEDAVIRILDKESTNAEFKTLNLDVLGFEDDTKRQLRKFINEPYGMVLVTGPTGSGKTTSLYACLSEIRSSEDKIVTIEDPVEYQLKGITQIPVNEKKGLTFARGLRSILRHDPDKVMVGEIRDEETAQIAVQSALTGHLVFTTVHANNVVDVIGRFLNMNVDLYNFVAALNCVLAQRLVRRICLHCKRPVQISDTMLEDSGLDPDRYRDFTFFEGGGCIECNGTGYRGRLAIAELLNLSDNIRQLILDRRAAAEIKRAAKAEGMRFLRESALQKVFAGETSLHDVNKVTFVE; this comes from the coding sequence ATGGCGACTGATCCAAATCTCGAAAAACACCTCGTCATGCTCGATCAGCAGACGGAGGAACAGGAAGAGGAGAAAAACGCGCGTGCGTTGGCCGACCGCCTCGACCTTCCTTTCGACCCGCTGCACGAGTTCCATGTTGACCCTGAACTCTTCAGGACGATTCCTGTCGAGGTCATGCTGCGTTATCAATTCCTGCCCTTGCGGGCGGAGGGTGAGACGTTGCACGTGGTGATGGCGGACCCGTCCAATGTGGTCAACCTCAACGAGGTAGAGCTCGTACTGGCGAGGCCGCTCGAGGTGACCGTTGCGCCGGCCAACCGCATCGCCGATATCCTCGAGAAATCTGAGTCGACCCAACGAGTATTGGACGAGGCGACCGAGGGCTTCAGTATGCAGCTGGTGCAGGAGGCGGAGGACGGAGAGGAAGTCCTGTCCATCGATCGGATCACCGCCGATTCGTCGCCGATCATTCGACTGGTTGATTCGATTCTCTTCAACGCCATTCAGCGGCGTGCTTCGGATATCCACATCGAGACCCAGGACCGTGAAGTCGTGGTGAAATACCGCATCGATGGAGTCCTTTACCAGGCCATGAAGTCCATCGACAAGCGGCATCACTCGACCATCGTCAGCCGTATCAAGGTTATGTCGGAGCTCGATATCGCCGAGAAACGAATTCCTCAGGACGGACGCTTCAAGGTCCGATTCTCGGGCCGCACCATCGATTTCCGTGTTTCGATCATGCCGACTGTTCATGGTGAGGACGCCGTGATCAGAATCCTCGACAAAGAGTCCACCAATGCCGAGTTCAAGACTCTCAACCTCGACGTTCTGGGTTTCGAGGACGACACCAAGCGACAGCTGAGGAAGTTCATCAACGAGCCGTACGGCATGGTCCTGGTTACCGGGCCCACCGGTTCGGGCAAGACGACCTCGCTGTATGCCTGCCTGTCCGAGATCCGTTCGAGCGAGGACAAGATCGTCACTATCGAGGACCCGGTCGAGTACCAGCTGAAGGGGATCACCCAGATTCCGGTCAACGAAAAGAAGGGCCTCACCTTCGCCCGGGGCCTGCGGTCCATTCTGCGTCACGATCCAGACAAGGTGATGGTTGGCGAGATTCGGGACGAGGAAACTGCGCAGATTGCCGTACAGTCGGCCCTGACCGGGCACCTGGTATTCACGACAGTTCATGCGAACAACGTGGTCGATGTCATCGGCCGCTTCCTCAACATGAACGTCGATCTCTACAACTTCGTAGCTGCCCTCAATTGCGTACTTGCCCAACGTCTGGTTCGTCGCATCTGTCTGCACTGCAAGCGGCCGGTGCAGATTTCCGACACCATGCTCGAGGATTCCGGACTCGATCCGGATCGGTATCGCGACTTCACATTCTTCGAGGGTGGTGGTTGCATCGAATGCAACGGGACCGGCTATCGGGGCCGGCTGGCGATCGCCGAGCTTCTGAATCTCTCGGACAATATTCGCCAGCTGATTCTCGATCGTCGGGCTGCAGCTGAGATCAAACGGGCGGCCAAGGCGGAGGGCATGAGGTTCCTTCGCGAGTCAGCCTTGCAGAAGGTCTTTGCCGGTGAAACCTCCCTTCATGACGTCAACAAGGTGACGTTCGTCGAATGA
- a CDS encoding type II secretion system F family protein, whose product MPEFVCRLGAPDGSLVEQRRVAASIDALRRELEGEGFHVFSLAGARSRFRLPFFSRSEKVSGQDFMLFNTQLKTLLHAGMPLAQSLDLLKEQQSNPHFRTLLDKLHQQVTTGVALSDAFLALGDTFPRLYANSLRAGERTGELEQVIERYVEYQRLVEAVRKKIIGALTYPAVLVVLATGLVAILMTYVIPSFSQFYLQFETELPVPTRLVIGSAEFVSNNLILIVGGAIAAWYAVRVWRTSPSGRLITDRWKLKIPLLGRLTHLFALSQFSRSLAILLGGGTPMVPALETAATSISNAYISELFLDCVQEVQEGRPLSDALDDTGYLPNLALAMIRVGESTGALPEMLSHTSDFFDESIEFTLGRIVTLFEPLILVVMGVIVAGLLLAVYYPLLTIVTRIA is encoded by the coding sequence GTGCCCGAGTTCGTCTGTAGGCTCGGCGCCCCAGATGGATCACTGGTGGAGCAGCGGCGGGTGGCGGCTTCCATAGATGCACTCCGTCGTGAACTCGAGGGTGAAGGTTTCCACGTATTCAGCCTGGCTGGGGCACGGTCCCGATTTCGACTGCCGTTCTTCTCGCGTTCCGAGAAGGTCAGTGGGCAGGACTTCATGCTCTTCAATACCCAGCTCAAGACTTTGCTTCACGCAGGCATGCCGTTGGCTCAGTCTCTTGACCTCCTCAAGGAGCAACAATCCAATCCTCACTTCAGGACCTTGTTGGACAAACTGCATCAGCAGGTGACGACCGGAGTTGCACTGTCGGATGCGTTTCTTGCACTTGGCGACACCTTCCCGCGGCTCTACGCAAACTCGTTGCGGGCCGGAGAGCGCACCGGAGAACTCGAACAGGTCATCGAAAGATATGTCGAGTACCAGCGGCTGGTCGAGGCCGTACGCAAAAAGATCATTGGCGCCCTGACCTACCCAGCCGTGCTGGTGGTCCTTGCGACCGGACTGGTCGCCATTCTCATGACCTATGTCATCCCGAGTTTTTCACAGTTCTATCTGCAGTTCGAAACAGAGCTGCCGGTGCCGACGCGCCTGGTCATCGGATCGGCCGAGTTCGTGAGCAACAATCTCATTCTGATAGTGGGTGGGGCGATCGCGGCCTGGTACGCAGTAAGGGTCTGGCGGACGTCACCTTCGGGGCGCCTCATCACCGATCGCTGGAAGCTGAAGATACCGTTGCTCGGTCGGCTCACGCATCTCTTTGCACTCTCTCAGTTCAGTCGCTCGCTGGCGATCCTCCTCGGCGGTGGAACCCCGATGGTGCCGGCCCTGGAAACGGCTGCGACCTCGATCAGCAACGCATATATCTCGGAGCTGTTTCTCGATTGTGTGCAGGAGGTACAGGAGGGGAGGCCGCTGTCCGACGCTCTTGACGACACGGGATATCTGCCGAACCTGGCGTTGGCGATGATCCGGGTCGGGGAATCGACGGGCGCGTTACCCGAAATGTTGAGTCACACATCGGATTTCTTCGACGAGTCGATCGAGTTCACTCTTGGACGCATCGTCACCCTCTTCGAACCCTTGATTCTGGTCGTTATGGGCGTGATCGTTGCTGGACTCTTGCTGGCGGTCTACTATCCTTTGCTCACGATCGTAACCCGGATTGCCTGA
- a CDS encoding Rdx family protein gives MAAELDREFGSSTDLIKGRNGDFEVVVDGKTVFSKRALGRFPEDGEVATAIRRL, from the coding sequence CTGGCGGCCGAGTTGGACCGTGAGTTTGGTTCATCAACCGATCTGATCAAAGGGAGGAATGGCGACTTCGAGGTCGTAGTCGACGGGAAAACCGTGTTCTCGAAGCGTGCCCTCGGTCGATTTCCGGAAGACGGAGAGGTCGCCACAGCGATACGACGTCTATAG
- a CDS encoding SurA N-terminal domain-containing protein: MRFRVPGLLIGVLMAAVPIQASERVLVEGILARVNDRIVTISEFTERVRQELTQMPNQPNNEELRQFTDMLLEQMVSEMILMERATEKRLTVDDAMVDQALANLREENNLQDDEAWEQALASSGLTVEALRERYRRTITVQRTVQGEVRPVEITEEELKQQYEVEKEKFRVPAMVELEQVFLTSDEAGAADLNRRAQGLVQRVRDGADLKAEATLAGSELQELGQIPVDDCRPDLKRALEPLEEGGVADPLTVPGGVQVVRLVQRIPAGYQSFDEVAEQLRRERSAESYEGQTKGLVEKLRQQYLVEVHREYLDIVFANLGGA; the protein is encoded by the coding sequence ATGCGCTTTCGAGTTCCAGGATTGCTGATCGGTGTCCTGATGGCAGCCGTGCCGATTCAGGCATCGGAGCGGGTTCTCGTCGAGGGGATCCTGGCTCGCGTCAACGATCGAATCGTCACAATATCCGAATTTACCGAACGGGTGCGCCAGGAGCTCACCCAGATGCCGAACCAGCCGAACAACGAAGAGCTGCGCCAGTTCACCGACATGCTCCTCGAACAAATGGTGAGCGAGATGATTCTGATGGAGCGGGCGACGGAGAAGCGCCTCACGGTTGACGACGCGATGGTGGATCAGGCTCTCGCCAACCTCCGAGAGGAAAACAACCTCCAGGATGATGAGGCCTGGGAGCAGGCCCTCGCCAGTTCGGGCCTGACAGTCGAAGCGTTGCGCGAGCGCTATCGGAGGACAATTACTGTGCAACGCACGGTTCAGGGAGAGGTGCGGCCCGTCGAGATCACCGAAGAAGAGCTCAAGCAGCAGTACGAGGTCGAGAAGGAGAAATTTCGGGTGCCGGCAATGGTCGAATTGGAACAGGTCTTTCTGACTTCGGATGAAGCAGGAGCGGCCGATCTCAACCGCCGTGCGCAGGGGCTCGTGCAAAGGGTAAGGGACGGGGCCGACCTCAAAGCCGAGGCAACCCTTGCCGGCTCAGAGCTTCAGGAGCTCGGGCAGATTCCGGTGGACGATTGCAGGCCGGATCTCAAACGAGCGCTGGAACCGCTCGAGGAAGGTGGCGTAGCGGATCCGCTGACTGTCCCCGGAGGTGTTCAGGTCGTCCGCCTCGTACAGAGGATTCCCGCGGGATACCAGTCCTTCGACGAGGTTGCCGAGCAACTCCGAAGAGAACGTTCGGCAGAAAGCTACGAAGGCCAGACGAAGGGGCTTGTGGAGAAGCTCCGGCAGCAATATCTGGTCGAGGTCCACCGGGAGTACCTCGACATCGTGTTCGCCAACCTGGGCGGCGCCTGA